Proteins found in one Deltaproteobacteria bacterium genomic segment:
- a CDS encoding pirin family protein, translated as MVRGHDAGPVLATVPLDFQWPTVDPFLFCVHHDDAYPPGNDALGPAAPLTGRRIGMDFDGIDGWRMYHGDVVPGFPRHPHRGFETITIARRGFIDHADSLGATGRFGAGDVQWMTAGRGIVHSEMFPLLSRDAPNPTELFQIWLNLPRADKLVEPHYQMMWRHRIPTARFADESGRPVEVRAIAGAVGGVRPPAPPPHSWAARPDADVAIWIVRMAPGARWTPPPARPGVHRTLYLVRGGPARVAGVDVPPRTGVQVVADADVPIDNGPADAEWLLLQGRPIGEPVAHYGPFVMTSHDEIRDAIADYQRGGFGGWPWPADGPVHPREAGRFAVYAGGRTERPPP; from the coding sequence ATGGTGCGCGGCCACGACGCGGGTCCGGTCCTGGCGACCGTGCCGCTGGACTTCCAGTGGCCGACGGTCGATCCGTTCTTGTTCTGCGTCCACCACGACGACGCGTATCCGCCGGGCAACGACGCGCTCGGACCGGCGGCGCCGCTCACCGGGCGCCGCATCGGAATGGACTTCGACGGCATCGACGGCTGGCGCATGTATCACGGCGACGTGGTGCCCGGGTTCCCGCGGCACCCGCACCGCGGGTTCGAGACGATCACGATCGCGCGGCGCGGGTTCATCGACCACGCCGACTCGCTCGGCGCCACCGGCCGGTTCGGCGCCGGCGACGTGCAGTGGATGACCGCCGGCCGCGGCATCGTCCACTCCGAGATGTTCCCGCTGTTGTCGCGCGACGCGCCGAATCCGACCGAGCTGTTTCAGATCTGGCTCAACCTGCCCCGCGCCGACAAACTGGTCGAGCCGCACTACCAGATGATGTGGCGGCACCGCATCCCGACGGCGCGGTTCGCCGACGAGTCCGGGCGGCCGGTCGAGGTGCGCGCGATCGCCGGCGCGGTCGGCGGCGTGCGGCCGCCGGCGCCGCCGCCGCATTCGTGGGCGGCGCGGCCGGACGCGGACGTGGCGATCTGGATCGTCCGCATGGCGCCGGGCGCGCGGTGGACGCCGCCGCCCGCGCGGCCCGGCGTGCACCGCACCCTGTACCTGGTGCGCGGCGGGCCGGCGCGGGTGGCCGGCGTGGACGTGCCGCCGCGCACCGGCGTGCAGGTCGTCGCCGATGCCGATGTGCCGATCGACAACGGCCCGGCGGACGCGGAATGGTTGCTGCTGCAAGGGCGGCCGATCGGCGAGCCGGTCGCCCACTACGGGCCATTCGTGATGACGTCGCACGACGAGATTCGCGACGCGATCGCCGACTACCAGCGCGGCGGTTTCGGCGGCTGGCCGTGGCCCGCCGACGGCCCCGTGCACCCGCGCGAGGCCGGCCGGTTCGCCGTGTACGCCGGCGGCCGCACCGAGCGGCCTCCGCCGTAG
- the corA gene encoding magnesium and cobalt transport protein CorA, translating to MAKPNKRRRRRRRARIVVPRRAVRGAPPGVLDPPANAPRPRIALIEYGPDGASERAVESIAELAAPAPSAAVRWINIDGVGDADVFAALGDAFHLHPLALEDAVHVHQRPKVDDYGDHIYFVARMPAGEEPLVLEQISVFVGRGFAITVQEHPGDCLDPVRERIRGARGRIRGAGPDYLLYAVVDAIMDAYFPIVDRLNVRLEQIEERVLLSPGDGVVAEVHAIRHDLHLLRRTLTASREALGALVRRDSDLVGDDTRAFLRDCQDHVDQLLDAVEACRELSASLMDLHASAVANRMNEVMKVLTLIATIFIPLSFIAGVYGMNFDRSASPWNMPELGWRYGYPLALAAMLATALAFLWFFWRRGWLSLRRDRPPRDDADGA from the coding sequence ATGGCCAAGCCGAACAAACGCCGCCGCCGGCGACGCCGCGCCCGCATCGTCGTGCCCCGGCGCGCCGTGCGCGGCGCGCCGCCCGGCGTGCTCGACCCGCCGGCCAACGCGCCCCGCCCGCGGATCGCGCTCATCGAGTACGGGCCGGACGGCGCGAGCGAGCGCGCCGTCGAGTCGATCGCCGAGCTGGCGGCGCCCGCACCGTCCGCTGCCGTGCGGTGGATCAACATCGACGGCGTCGGCGACGCGGACGTGTTCGCGGCGCTCGGCGACGCGTTCCACCTTCACCCGCTGGCGCTCGAGGACGCCGTGCACGTCCACCAGCGCCCGAAGGTCGACGACTACGGCGACCACATCTACTTCGTCGCGCGGATGCCGGCCGGCGAAGAGCCTTTGGTGCTCGAACAGATCAGCGTGTTCGTCGGGCGCGGGTTCGCGATCACCGTGCAGGAGCACCCCGGCGACTGCCTCGATCCCGTGCGCGAACGGATTCGAGGCGCGCGCGGCCGCATCCGCGGCGCCGGCCCCGACTACCTGCTGTACGCGGTGGTCGACGCGATCATGGATGCGTACTTTCCGATCGTCGATCGCCTGAACGTGCGGCTCGAGCAGATCGAGGAGCGCGTGCTGCTGTCTCCCGGCGACGGCGTCGTCGCCGAGGTGCACGCGATCCGCCACGACTTGCACCTGCTGCGGCGCACGCTCACGGCGTCGCGCGAGGCGCTCGGCGCGCTCGTCCGCCGGGACTCGGACCTCGTGGGCGACGACACGCGCGCGTTCCTGCGCGACTGCCAGGACCACGTCGACCAACTGCTCGACGCGGTCGAGGCGTGCCGCGAGCTGAGCGCGAGCCTGATGGACCTGCACGCGTCCGCGGTCGCCAACCGGATGAACGAAGTGATGAAGGTGCTCACCCTCATCGCGACGATCTTCATCCCGCTGAGCTTCATCGCCGGCGTCTACGGGATGAACTTCGACCGGTCGGCGTCACCGTGGAACATGCCGGAGTTGGGCTGGCGCTACGGCTATCCGCTGGCGCTGGCGGCGATGCTCGCCACCGCGCTCGCGTTCCTGTGGTTCTTCTGGCGGCGGGGCTGGCTGTCGTTGCGGCGCGACCGGCCGCCGAGAGACGACGCCGACGGCGCGTGA